The genome window CGCGCTCAGCCCCAGATTTCCTGGTTCCATCCTGATAAGTTGGTGGCCATTCTGAATGGGTATACATGAGAGTTGTAAACCAATGCATGTATAGGGGCACCAGACTGGGGAAAGGATGACTGTCTTCAATTGCTGCAAGGTTGCTGAATGAGTGAAGTGTATTGATTTCTATGTAGGACTGGGTCTTCAGGGTCCAATCCCCCAAGCTACACTACTGACAAAATATCCACTAGTCCAAATAGCAGACTGGCACTAAAATTGGGGTAAATAACCTAGTTCACAAAAAGAAGGGCTCTGCCTTGGCCACCAAGTTCCTATCAAGTTATCAGATTGATGCTTACCTCAGGGGAATATGTCAGTTTCTTGCACATCGCTGTGTCTTCTTTTATTGCTCCCAAAGGTGATGCAGTACTAGCAGGATACTTGAATCTGGGTGTACACACATGTGGAAGAAAGACCTTGCACCCAAAGACACATTCCAGTTTCTTGTGGAATCCATGTCACTTAGTATCAGAAGGCCCAGTATACAATCAGGAGACACAGATTTGGTTTCTGACACAGTATTACCCCTATATGGATTTCCCCACATACccataaaggtaaaaggtaaagtttccccttgacaatttttgtccagtcgtgttcgactctagggggcggtgctcatccccatttccaagccatagagccagcgttttgtccgaagacaatcttctgtggtcacatggccagtgtgacttagacacggaatgctgttaccttcccaccgaggtggtccctattgatctgtttgcatttgcatgttttcgaaccgctaggttggcgggagctgggacaagcgatgggagctcactctgtcgcgtggatttgatcttacgactgctggtcttctgaccctgcagcacagaggcttctgtggtttagcccacagcgccaccacgtccctaataatcttagaactgcagagctggaaaggaaactatgggtcaaggaggcccagtgggggaatcgaactcccaacctctggctttgcagccagagccctaaaccactgagctatctggcagttcCACACATACCCATATATACATGCTTTTCCATAGGTGTGAATATGAGCCATTCACTGACAACAGAAGATTGAAGATCCCATTGTGGTGGGAGCTAAATCCAAGCCCTGCCTCTTGAAATCAGCCATAATGAATCAAACTTATTCCCCAATACCTACTTTTAAGTTCCAGCTGGCCATATACTTTATATATGGCCACTTTTGTATACTGGCCAGAAATCTGTTGATGACTTATTCATGTTGAGTGCTATTGCGCAACTTGCCACAGTGAACTGCCActagctaccatgtttccccaaaaataagacagggtcttatattaatttttcctccaaaaatgtattagggctttttttcatgggaagcattattttttttcatgtacaatctacgtttattcaaatacagtcatgtcatcttcttctggttgttgcacaatggtggagggcgggcgtTCACTTAACcgtggcttatttttggagtagggcttatattacaagcatcctaaaaaatcatactagggcttattttcaggttaggtcttattttcagggaaacagggtaactagGTGCCAGTTGTGTGTGTCCAACTGCACAGCAGGCATGTGCCTAGTTAGCAGCAATTCCTTtattagcagcagtttgccatAGGAATTTACAGAATTTAACTTATATATGCATAAattaccaacaggattctggctcttttattttgaattatttctaTACCACTGTTCATTTATCAGTGGTTTATAAgacacaggtaaaggtaaaagttccccttgacatttagtccattcatGTTTGACTCGAGGGCACGGTGCTcacccctgtctccaagccatagagccagcgtttgtctgtagacagtttctgtggtaacgtggccagcgcgactagacacagaacaccgttaccttcccaccgaggtggtacctatttatctactcttatttttacatgctttcgaactgctaggttgtcaggagctgggacaagtgatgggagctcactctgttgcatggattcaatcttatgactgctggttatttgacattgcagcacagaggcttctgtggtttaaccttgggttactcaggagttttggactgcaactcccagaagctttcaccacctgctgtgctgactggagtttctgggaggtgcagttcaaaagcatctgagtaacaaaggttaagaaccactggtttaacccacagcaccaccacgtcctttaTAAGACACAAGCTACTGTGTTCTTCTCCTATGGGAGGTTGGACATCACTATGGCTGTACCACCTTTGGATGTGGCAGCCCTAAACAGTGATGCTGTGTTGCATCCAATATTTTTCAGCCAATAAATCCTTCTCCTTCtcaaccatttattttattttgaacaatCCAATGTAACAATCAGTATTTTTGCTTTCTTATTATTTGAGCAAAGTATTCTATCttcctgcattttatgtgtttcatGAGTCCTTAGTCTTTatcctttcatttcatttatttatttaaaatatttatatgctgcctttctcctataGGATCTTAGTTCTTTGTTGGTCACCCTCTTGATTTTAGAAGTGCTTAGCATCCTGAaataaattcacatttcaaatacttctAACTTTTAAATAGTtgcctatgttgttgtttagtcgttaagtcgtgtccaactcttcatgaccccatggaccagagcacgccaggccctcctggcttccactgcctcccggagtttgctcaaattcatgttggtagcttcagtgacactgtccaaccatttcgttctctgtcatccccttctactcttgccttcacactttcctaacatcaggatcttttccagggagtcttctcatgagatggccaaagtattggagcctcagattcaggatctgtccttccagtgagcactcagggttgatttccttcacaatggataggtttgttctccttgcagtccaggggactctcaagagccccctccagcaccacaattcaaaagcatcaattcttcagcggtcagccttctttatagttcagctctcacttccatacatcgctactggaaaaatcatagctttgactatgcggacctttgtcggcaaggtgatgtctctgctttttaagatgctgtctaggtatcTCATTACttacctcccaagaagcaaggatctttcaatttcatggctgctatacCCAtttacagtgatcatggagcccaatgaTTTACTTAGATTTACCAAGACACTCCATCCTTGAATTCATTTTGGAACTTTAAACTGCATTTCTCCAAATGCTTGCTTTCCATGGATTAACTTGAATTTGGTTTTCTTATCATTCATTTTCAGACTATGTACTTTACTTACTTCTCTTATTTTCCTGAGTAACGTCCAGAAACCAATAGTATTGTATTGTCTACCTATATGTTTTTATAAGTTTTCTGTTCTCAATGATGCCATGATTTGAATCAACAAGTGCTTATTTAAATATGCtataaaataattcatttaattAATGATATAAATCATTgttgaataaatataaatagcaAGTCATtgttaaataaatataacatttgTATTTGCAAACAGTCAAATGACCAACAatatggaaataattttaaacagaacTGTAGATGTCCCATTGTTCACTTTAGGAGCTGCTTCCTAAACATggtctccttccccccaccctatgtaaaatcatttattattatatGCTTCTTACTTGATAATTTTACGATTAATAGTGAAGTCCCACTGCTTACAATAATAGAATAGAACTGTACCATACTAAGAAAGCTTCTTTAAGGTGGGaaatcatttctttttgttttatttcgcCTCCCgtcaaatattttgtattttcttcatCCCCTCATCTCCCTCCACCCGTCCCACTAAACCGGGGGAATCGGTGGGTGAATCCTTATTAAGTGAGTCACGACACAAACGAACGCATCATCTTGAGTGAGTCCACGCGGGAATTAAACTCGATTAAACCACTAACTGGTACTGTAGTTCTCAACATTTCCCAGCAGTTAAACCGTCCTGTTCAttgtaacaaaaattaaaagagcggggtggggggagagaaactaATTCATTTACACAAGACTGGATTTCCCCCGTAGCCCCACCATCCAATAAATAGGTGCAACTTCGTGGCCAGCAACTCATTCCACCCTTCAGCCCCACAAGTCTCAAGGCTCCTTTACAAAGATCAAGAGAAGCCGGGCAGACCCTTGGAAGGAAGACCATGCGTGTCCTACTGTCAGCATGTAAGTTTGCCGGGCAGGCAACAACTTTCGCAGGGAGCGTCTCACAAGTTGGCTGCGGCAGCTTGGAGACAGGCGGCCACTCTTACTTGGCGCACGaagcatctccttccttccttcacgtGCCGACCACCTCCattcctttcttattttccccTAGGCTATTTCTGGGCTGCAACTGTCCTTCTGAAGTCCTTTGGGGCTCGCGGCTTCCCGGTCGGGGATTCATCCGGGGATGAAGAATTTAGCGACGTCCCCTGTGCCAGGGCTTCGCCGGTTGGACGCCCGCCCTTGCACACGAGCGCCTACTTGGCTCATTGGCTCTGGGAAACGGCGGCCAGTTGGAACGAGTTGGTGAGTGCCCGCTGGGAAAGCGGCAAAGCGCGGAGCGAGTGCTTGGCGGCGGGGCTATCGGGACAAGCGAGCGCGCCGCCCGTGATCGCCTCCGCAATAGGGAATTGGCGGTAAATCTGGAAATGCATCCTGACAGGCTCCGGAGCTGCCGCAGGGTAATCcaagaagagtaaaaaaaaaatgcaggcagcaaGAAATGAACAGATGGTGTTTTGCACACCTAGTGGTTCTTAATTGCTCTTTCAGGACTTCACAACTCTGGAACACTGCATAACTACAGGGATAGTTTACAGCAGTACGCTgagaaaagggttttttaaatctCCCAACCCTTCTGAAGACTGTAGCTGAGTTCACAAAGGGGGTGGAAGATGCTGTGGTGCTACTTGCTACTCAAAAAGCCCCAGGGCTTTGACCAGGGCAAGTTCTGGCTCCACCACACCACTGCTCCCCAAAGACTGTGCCATAAACAGCCATGAAAGGCCAGGGTTGCTGCTAGAGTAGGAATTCAATCCAGATGTCCAGGGTCTTGCTCAGCAGAAAGAGCAAGAGACCCAACCCCAAGACTGGTTTGATCTAATAGGCGTTAGCATCTTCAACAGTGTGCAGGGAGAGGATGCCAAGGCCATGACATGTGGAGACTAAATCTTTTTAATCGCATTACAGGGAAAAGCAGGATAGACAATTCAGTGTCTTTTTAGAAAAAACTTTCAGCAATATTATCAAGTAATAGTTTTGGTTGCAGCTGCCCCAAGAGCTTGAAAGACTGCTTGGATGGTATCTAGATAGTTCACAAAAACAAGATGGGCCTGTTTGCTAAAGCTGTTGCCCTTTGCCTCCTGATTGACAGCTCCTGTATTCTTTCACCCTGCTCCATCTGCCTGGATTTCTGGGCCCTCTCTCCCCCATTCCCCTCAAGAGTACTGTGGGTAAACCAGATTACAGCAGCCAACCcatcatttaaaccagtggtccccaaccttgggcctccagatgttcttggactacaacttccagaagctttcaccaccacctctgctggccaggatttctgggagttgaagtccaagaacatctggaggcccaaggttggggaccactgatttaaatagtTAACAAGGAAAGAATGTTTAGAGTGAGGGTGAGCATGAGTGTTGAGGGTGAACAGCAGTGAAGTATATTCTGTTCACAAATGCACATGATAcatattaaaacagaattgtACACATACATATAAATGTATGCCCACAATTCTCATGCACATTAACTCAACTCTGCACACACGTACCTAAGTTGCAATTTTATATGCCACTTACCTGGAAGGAAATCTCGCTGATCTTCTGAAGTATAGTTCATCAAAAAAAGAGTTTGACTCCTGTCTTTGGTGGCTTGAACTCATTCATTTGATGCAGCGGACTCCAGTTTAAAAAAGCTTATGCCATATGTCAGCCTTCAAGTTGCCACAGGACTTCTCTAGTTTTATTATGCTGTAAATCTTTGTAAAATAAGATTTTCAGGACATCTGGACTCACCTTGACTTGTCATAATAGATGTGTTAATCTTGAATAGGTCATAGCACTTTGatgtttttgctacaacagattTAACACGGAAATTGAAGAGGTTGTAATTTTTGGTAGTTTCCTCTTTATTTAGCAATACAAGTTTGCTTTCACTTTCCCTTAGTTGGGGCATGTGTGTTTTTTCAGAGAGGAATGTATAGTATACTTCTGTGCTTTCCTCACTTCTCTTAAGAACGATTTCCATATTATGGCTGCCACATGGAAACACTGTGTTTCTGTACATAGCAGGTGCCTTGTCCTTTACCTGACATGCACAGCGCCTAGGCAGTGATTTACCCTGTGCACTACCCAATTCATCTTCACTTTCAGGCTTTTTGCCACAGCATGGATACATTGCGCAGAAAAGAGTAGCAGATTTAGTGACTTAAAATTGTTAAGGTTCATAATGttacataaatgttgaatatAGTGACTTTGATATGATATGTTATGCCACCATTCCCAGAAGGGGTTTATTCACCTCTGAGGCatccttttgttttaattgtttttatgtaagtctgcctttgtaaaggcctatggccagaaacaataaaggtacAGTACAATGAATGTATGACTTAAAGTGGATTCTATATAATAGGAAAGTCTGCATCAGCTCTTATTACTGAGTTTAGGATTTAGTAAACACCCTTTCTTGAGAAGTTCTTTTTCAACTACAAACTGATGACAAGAACTGCAGTGTCTGAGAATGTGGCTGTTTGCCTTTTAATGGAAGCAAATTAAGATAGCAAGACTTCACCCTTTCCCCCAGGTAGTGCTATCTAAAGCCAACAGTCTACTGTATTTGAGAATATTTTTGCCAAATAAGCTTTCAGAAGAATGAGCTGTTacgtcaattctaacttatggtgacccttttcagggttttccagatagagaatacagtactaagaagtggtttaccattccccttttctgtgggcatcctgggacttgcccaaggccacacaggctggctctacttacatggggacacagtggggaatcaaactcccaacctctggctcacagCCAGACCTGTGAACCACAAAGCTATTCAGCTTCTTCTCTCCCAACTCCATTTTAGGAGGCATGCTTAAGAAACTGCCATTTGTATGGTTTGTTGTGCTGAGAGAATTTAACAAAGAAATTTCAATGTTTAGAAATATCTGGGGTGGTTAATGACTATGTTCTGCAGAAATGTTAAAGAGTTTAATGAAAATGTGATTCAGATTTGCAATCTCATTCTTTCATTTTGAAGACTGGGAAATTTTGTGACTCTGACTGAGCTtaaacatttaagaaaaaaaaagcgaGAACTTAAAATACAGGAAAATGTAAATCAGTTCTTATAACAGTTGTTTAACCAGAAATATCAGTGAATAGTACTCTACCTTGTctttttctcaaaatattttgTTCCAGTACACATTTTCATTCTAATTTAAACCAGACTTAACACTACTGTTACTGCTTCCTCATCAGACAAGGATGATGtggtagaaaaaaaatcagaagacaacAGAAAAACCTTTCCTCACTATTATGGCACATACAAAATACATTGATGGTTTGCATCACATACAAAATATACTGATCATCTGGAACTTATCAATCAAGGGTCCTAAATTCaattaaatcttttcttttgttttactaGTTGTGTAAGGAGCAAGACATGTGTAAAGGCAGTATGGAGATAGTGAACCAAAATAATCTCCATCTTCCGAAGATCACTCCAAACAATGGATGCTATGAACCTGGATTCGAAAAGGCAAGAACAGAAAGCATTTGTGTGTAAAACAAAGATGTACACTTTACATAATGTCTAGCTAACATTTGAGCAAAGTCTTAATTTTTGTGCATGGGCAGAATAATCCTGCTACGAAACAAGCGAGAGACCAACCACTTGCATTATGGAAAGGAGGGAGGATAGTCATTTTATCTCCATCCCTTCCTGTTGCTTTTTCAAGTTTCCTTGCTACCGTAATGAATGGTAAAAACATTCAATTCACCACCTCCATACCCAGTATACATTTCTGACTCATAAAATCATGGTCCAAAGCTTTGAAAGATCTACCTATGATGTGCCTGTATTGTGCTCCTTTTCTTGTTATTCTGGTATTGGATGGGCAAGCTATACATACTGAGGTTTCTACTGGCTCGAATAGGCTTATGAGGTTGGTTCTcatgcttccctccccctttggaAGGAGGAAAACATGAGGATCTTATGGCTCTTTCAGGGAATCATGGGTCTGTGGATATAATTAGACATATGTTGCCaatgtaattaataataattcattAATTCCAGAGCTTTTGGATTGCTTATACTAAATAGCAACTTCAAAATATTAGTTCTTGAGTATGAGAGAATATTTTTGCCAAATAAACTTTTGGAAGAATAATAGTgtcttcttcccccacccccaccattttAGGAGACATGTTTGAGAAACCTTTCAAGTGGCCTTTACAAATTTCAGACATATTTGGAATACATAGAAGAAACATCTATTGATGGGGCACATGGTACTACATCTATATGGCCAAGCACACAACGCCTGGCAAATAATTTGCGATCCATGGTAAGTAAACTTTGTCTACATTTCATCCTTTGCAACTTTTCCGCCACATAAGAAAAGCAGATGTGGTTTGTTGTAATTATTGTTGCAAGGTTTAATTGTtgcagctcagtgggttggggcACCTGAATCAGGGGctagagtttgaatccccagtgtgcctcccaggagaaatgCTAGCCAGTATTGCTCAGAGCACTATATGCCCTGCCACGTaagcagccttgggcaagctatacagtaAAGGTCAATAGCACCACCAGAAGAGATTGGTAAACTGCTTCTAAATACTTGTGCTCAGAAAACCCTAGGAAATTGCCACTCATTGTAATTGATTTGAAAGCATATTATTATATGGATAATGAAGAAATATTATGTAGTGGGGATGTATCAACAATGAAATAAAGGGTGTTTATATAAATAAGCTTTGCTGAGCCTGTAGGACAATAGTGTGTAGAATTcagatgaaataaatgaataatttggAAGGAACTCAGATTCTCTGGaatctgaaaatattaccaaaagtgCTTTCTTCTCTTCATGCAATCCTTTCGTCAGATAAACACAGCACTCAGAGAAGAGTAGTTTAACCAGTGAGATTTTATTCATACCTATCCATATTTTTCTTAACAGATGAACAATCCTGATACAGTAACTATGCCACTTCCAGAGAATCAGAAAGCTATTTCTGCAGAACTTCGAGAGCAGAGACATTGGAATGCTACAGTTACCAAGCACCTCATACTTCAaggttttatttcatttatggaAAAAACCACAAGAGCTATTCGCCATCTATGTATGGCCAATGCCTGAATGTTTTATATCATATACATCAGTTCTCAAAACATCTGTGACAAAGCAGATGGCATTTTCGTTCTCCTTGAGAACCTATTattctttatgttttttaaattgggtatacagtggtgcctcacttagcgatgttaatccgttccggaaaaaacatcgctaagttatttaatcgctaagcgatattaaaaagcccataggaacatattaaaacgcatttaatacgttcctatgggctaaaaacttaccttaaagcgaaatttcaccatagcggcggccattttgggtgcctctaaagcgaggcaaaacagcggcggccattttggaaccaccaatcagctgatttaaaaagttcgctttgccatgatcgcttccccgcgatcatcgcaaagtgaattttagccataggggacattgCTAAGTGATCGCTCcagtgatggccaaaagtccatcgcaaagcaatttcattgctcaacggagcgatcgctaagcgaggcaccactgtacaccccagtttatttataataaactgggtatatatacatacacactcacccccttttatttataatatttatttattcaatgtatGTATGTCTTTTCTAAATTCAAGATGatttggaaaagacagtaagTACCACAGATATTGGTATTCACTTAATATTtgcactatttaaaaaaattatttaatacaAGTGTATTTAAAGAAAATTCTGTATGAGTTTACAATAGAATAACGCCTCACTTTCCTGAACTGGATCGTTATCacactgttttaaaacaaattgttaCATTTATTTTTGTACATCATTTTGGGGGAATccatcaggttaaaaaaaatacttttaaataaaataaacaaattatatcACATCTTCATTTGAATTTACTTTAAAGTTTTTACAAGATCTTGATGAAATGCTTGTATATTTGACAGGTGACCTAGGAAGCACTGACCATGAAGTGTAGCTACTACCCATCAGCCAGAAAAAGTAATTTTGGCTTATATTTGGAGGAACAAAAATATTGGTCAGAATTGCTCCTTATTAATACTACTATCATGAAGGGGTCCTGCAACAAAATGTAGTGTGATGTGTTCCTGCTCACTCTTCTAGAACTAACTCCATGCTGCTGCCGCCATCACCATCCCAAAACCCCTGCCACCTAATATTCTGTGGCATTGATCATATTCAATGCTTCATGCATGGGGGAGTTCTCTGACATATTCTTTTCTACTTCTGCTAATGTTTAGGTTTCCATGAGTAAGCCGATGCTAcgtcctttttttctgttttacttcCTCAGTAGCACTTTCTAGTTACTATAACTCTACACCTGAGTTTACTATTACAATGTACATTTTTTCAGTTAATACCCCACTTTTCTGATTTTCACATTCCTAAGGCTGTTACATATTACCTTATAATGCCAAAATAGAAGCATactgattaaaaataaaagagcaaaagcaGTAAGAGTAGCATAAAAATCCCATGTTGGTCTTTCCAAACATTTCACATACTTAAGAGCCTACCCCTGCCATGACTGTCCAAATCAGTCAGATTGAACCTATTAGTATATGAAATAGCACTTCCTTTCTGACAATGTTTACACTGCTTTTAATGTCAATTctcaaaaatttatttatttacagtacttaaaatatttttaccccatctttcacTTTAAAATGACCCAATGCAGCTTAAATCATGAAACACCACAGATaacaacaatgaatatacaaatatagtggtgcctcgcatagcgaggttaatccattccggattaaccttcgctatgcgaaaacatcgctaaacgggactaaaaaagccatagaaacgcattgaactttgttcaatgcgttcctatggcttgaaaactcaccgttaagcgatgtttctccatagcgccgccattttcgcgccctcggtaagcgagggcagggcgcgaaaatgcggcgcggaccttccggcggccattttggaaccgccgatcagctgttctccccgcttcgttttgcgaagatcgctaagcgaatcgcttagcgatcatcgcaaagcgaaaaatcgccataggggccatcgctgagcgaacgctccagcgatggcccggaccccctcgctatgcgaattcatcgcatagcgaagcactcgctaagcgaggcaccactgtactaaaaaggatcaaatatcatacaaaaaaataagcaatactaaaacacatttaaagcagtaacgtacaacaatccatttaaaactctTAGTCTGTCAgctagtcactcagggaaagtttgcctaaagggaaaggtcttcacctgcctACGGGAGGGCAGTAAAGATCGAGACAtccctagcttcctgtgggagggagttccaaagtctgggagcagcaacagagaaggctgtcttctACGtacccatcagatgcacctgtgaaggtggtggtgctgaaagacctctcctgattatcttaacactcaagcaggcttatatagatgcagtccttgagataattTAGgcacaagccatttagggtttataggttagaatcaatACCTTGAATTCAAAGTGGACCTCGAGAGGACCCTTACTGATGTAACTGGAACAATAACTGTGAAGAACTATAAAACTATATACACACTCTTTGATAGTTTGAGTTCGTGGTTGTCTGTCCCAGCTGCCATTTATCCCTGATGGGGTCAGTTCCATTGGGGTTTGACAAATGGAGAAGATAAAAATATAGGGAAGTAAAAGACAGCAAGACATTCACCAGATACCAACACACATATGTATCAGGCACTGGGCATCATTCATCAAACAGCACTGGGCAATGGCACAGCACCAGGTTTAATTTATAGAAGCCAGCAACATAGAACCATTCATTTTAACAAGGATTAAAAGGAAAGCTGTGagatggctagatagctcagtggtttgggtatctggctgaggTGCCTATTGTGAGTAGAGGCAACTTGTGTGGCTGTAGGAAAGGTGTACATACCGTATTAGGGTaccccccagaagatgggaatggtgaaccagttctgagtattctctgcttgGAAAATTCTAGAAAGGATTatcgtaagtcagaactgacttgacattattgttattattaaaaggAAAGCTGCCTAGACATCAAACACTTTCAGTGGTATACTCTGAAAATGATGCACTTGGTGTTTCTGGCTGCAGTTCAGTACCATGGGTTGCGACTACTGACAAGCTACTTTTGTTGTGCACTGTTTTTTGTGATCTAGAAATTTACTTCATTTAGGAATTTTAATTGAAATGGCAATATAAATTACAGCTTAAGATAG of Pogona vitticeps strain Pit_001003342236 chromosome 6, PviZW2.1, whole genome shotgun sequence contains these proteins:
- the IL6 gene encoding interleukin-6, with amino-acid sequence MRVLLSACYFWAATVLLKSFGARGFPVGDSSGDEEFSDVPCARASPVGRPPLHTSAYLAHWLWETAASWNELLCKEQDMCKGSMEIVNQNNLHLPKITPNNGCYEPGFEKETCLRNLSSGLYKFQTYLEYIEETSIDGAHGTTSIWPSTQRLANNLRSMMNNPDTVTMPLPENQKAISAELREQRHWNATVTKHLILQGFISFMEKTTRAIRHLCMANA